AACAGGTATTTCCATGTTTGGGCTGATTATAGTGCTGGGTATAGTTGTTGATGGGGCCATTATTGTTGCCGAGTCAACTTATCGACACATGGAAGAAGGGCTGAGTCGGAAGGCAGCAGCCATTCAAGCCATAGATGAAGTGGGCATCCCGATTATGACGTCAGTGTTGACAACTATGGTGGCCTTTGCACCCATTATCTATATGTCAGGGACCATGGGGCAGTTTTTATCAGTTATTCCCAAAGTGGTTATTTTTACACTGGTAGGTGCATTTCTAGCGGATCACTTTCTCATCCCAGTGCTGGCTTCAAAAATGATGGTAGTCACGAAACGAGCTGGAATGCTTAGTGGCGAGTGGATCGGCAAGCGCTTTTATACCCGCATGGTAAACTGGGCTTTGAATCACCGCTTGCTGGTAATAGCCGGTGTCACGGTCATTTTCTTCATGTCCATAGCAGTTGTTGGAATTTCTGCTGTCAGCGATACTAAATTGGTGAAACTCCAGATCTTTCCTAAAGTACCGAGACCCAGAATAATTGTGGATATCAACACACCAGCAGGTAGCCAGCTCGATTATACCGATTCCATAGTTAAGGAGGTTGAAGCATATCTCTTGAGCTTTGATGAAGTAGATAGAATTGTCTCAACCGTGGGTGAGAGTGGTGTGCAGAATGTACGTCTGGCTCAAGGGGGAGGCAAGGGCGCAGAAATAGGTCAGATCAACGTTGACCTCATAGATGCCAAAGATCGAGATAATTCCGTTGAGGATCTCATGGAAATAATGGATGCAAAATTATCTCGGATTCCAGGTGTTGATGTGACCCTTCAGACCATAGCAGAGGGGCCACCCATTGCCACCAATGTGATTATTGATGTGAGTGGTGATGATCTGGAAGCTATCGGTTTTGTGGCTGAGCAAATAAAAAGAGATCTTGCCACAGTTGAAGGCGCTTTGAATGTGGAGTCAAGTCTGGGAGTTCGGCGTACTGAGTTTCAGGCCATTGTAGATCACGATCGTGCCGCCACCTATGGTTTATCAAGTCAGGAGATTAGCAGTACTCTGGCTGCTGCCATGATCGGCCTGGAAGCCACAACCTACTCGGATGGGCTGGACGATATTCCTGTGGTTGTTCGACTGAAGACCGATGGCGATGATGCTGTAGACGCTATCCGGAATTTGAACATCATGAACCAGATGGGTCAGATGATCCCTTTTGAAAATGTGGCCTCGCTGGAGCTGGGTAGTAGTGAAACCTTGATTAAACATCAGGATTTCAAACGCAATATCTCAGTTTCCTGTGACCTGGCAAAGGGTGTGGATGCCACGGATATTCGGAGGCGTATGGATCCCTTTCTGGAAGCGTTAGCCATTCCCAATGGGGTCAATGTTGAATATGGTGGCATTGAAGATGAAGCATCTAAATCGTTTGCAAGTCTTGGGAGAGCCATGATAATTGGTTTCATCATCATTATGATCATCCTCAGTGCCCAATTCCAGTCCATCAAACAGCCCCTGATTATCGGTCTTGCTATACCACTGTCCTTTATTGGAGTGATCTTTGGTCTGATGGTCACCCGGGTCCCATTCGGAATTATGGCTTTCTTTGGTGTAGTGGCACTTATGGGAGTGGTGGTGAATGATGCCATTGTGCTCATTGCCTATGTCAATGATCTACGCAGGGGAGGCATGCGGGTCCGAGAAGCCCTTGTTAAAGCTGGCAGGAACAGACTGCGACCCATCATACTCACCACAGTTACAACACTGGCAGGTATGATTCCCCTAAGTTTGAATCTTGCTGGTGGAGCTGAATACTGGAGACCCCTGGCAGTAAGTTTGATCTTTGGTCTGGCAGTTTCTTCCTTCCTGACCCTCATCATCGTTCCAGTCCTGTATTCTTTGATCGAGAGTAGGGGAGAGCGAAAAAAATTGTCAAGAACAACCTAGTCACTCATGGCTGGAGCTGTCATTTATTAAAATTGTTTTACAAAGGGCTTTGTGATGGCACAAAGCCCTTTGCTTATCTATCTTAGTCAAAATTTTACTCAAGCAATCAGAGTTAATAACAAGGGAGAAATTTATGTCTAAAAGCAAAATTGCAAGAGTATTGATGGTGCTTCTTGCATTGTTCGCAATGGGTCATACCGCAGAAAAACTGGTGCTACTAGAATACTTCACAAACGCTGGCTGACCTTCATGTGGCCCCTATGGGGCTCAGTTGGACGTGTTCCAACAAAATAATCA
The Candidatus Neomarinimicrobiota bacterium DNA segment above includes these coding regions:
- a CDS encoding efflux RND transporter permease subunit gives rise to the protein MKISKKALDYPKATMFASLGIFIASVAAYMILPLELVPAIEIPYAFVSATYIGAAPSEVETDIIKPIEEKLAQLQDVDDITGYAMQNVGFITIKFSPEADLESSIDDLKEKVNEVIPELREEIDNVTVTDIDFADTPISILNIYGDFSPHDLRIHAERVKDQLTRISGVNQVEMFGGEEREIAIEIDPNLLLANNLSIPQILLALKKSNINFPGGTVELKGQDIFVRTVGKYAQIYDIENTILGVDASGNVKRIRDVATVTDGFEKPSSYSRYQQHNSVTLLISKRTGAHIVEATEQIEAAVDKLAAKFPAGMEYEYTARQATDIEKQTSQLNQNAAWGILFVIIVLFAGIGFKNALIVSIALPFALMSSFPLMYVFDLARTGISMFGLIIVLGIVVDGAIIVAESTYRHMEEGLSRKAAAIQAIDEVGIPIMTSVLTTMVAFAPIIYMSGTMGQFLSVIPKVVIFTLVGAFLADHFLIPVLASKMMVVTKRAGMLSGEWIGKRFYTRMVNWALNHRLLVIAGVTVIFFMSIAVVGISAVSDTKLVKLQIFPKVPRPRIIVDINTPAGSQLDYTDSIVKEVEAYLLSFDEVDRIVSTVGESGVQNVRLAQGGGKGAEIGQINVDLIDAKDRDNSVEDLMEIMDAKLSRIPGVDVTLQTIAEGPPIATNVIIDVSGDDLEAIGFVAEQIKRDLATVEGALNVESSLGVRRTEFQAIVDHDRAATYGLSSQEISSTLAAAMIGLEATTYSDGLDDIPVVVRLKTDGDDAVDAIRNLNIMNQMGQMIPFENVASLELGSSETLIKHQDFKRNISVSCDLAKGVDATDIRRRMDPFLEALAIPNGVNVEYGGIEDEASKSFASLGRAMIIGFIIIMIILSAQFQSIKQPLIIGLAIPLSFIGVIFGLMVTRVPFGIMAFFGVVALMGVVVNDAIVLIAYVNDLRRGGMRVREALVKAGRNRLRPIILTTVTTLAGMIPLSLNLAGGAEYWRPLAVSLIFGLAVSSFLTLIIVPVLYSLIESRGERKKLSRTT